The genomic interval CTTCGCTGAACTTGTGTTTCAGCTCTGCCACTTTCTGCTCCAGCAAGCCCCGGGAGGTGACGACCTTGCTTTGCTCAGAGACCCAGGCTCCAATCTGGCTGCCCCGTGGGCGGGAGGCAAAGTAACGCAGGGACTCGGCCTTGCTGACCTTTTCTACTTTGCCCTGAATGCACACCTGACGATTCAGACCAATCCAGGGAAATAACAGGGCTGCCCGAGGGTTCTCATCGATCTCCCGGGCCTTTCGGCTGCCGTAGTTGGTGTAGAACACAAAACCCTTGTCGTCGAAGTACTTCAACAGCACGGTGCGCAGATCGGGCATGCCGTCGCTGCCGGCGGTGGCCAGGGACATGGCGTTTGGCTCCAGGATGCCGGCTTCCCGGGCGTCCTCAAACCAGTGGTGGAACTGACGCACAGGGTTGTCATTGAGGGCGTCGCGATCGAGCCCCTCGCTTTCAAAATCACGACGCATATCGCCGATGTCCATAGAACGTTCCTCGCCATCACGTAACGATGTCCTTTACGATCGCTGAGCATATCGGGTTCAGCAGCGGCTGACAAAACGGGTCCCGCCCGACTATCCTATTGAGCAGAGGGGGCGCACGCCCCGTATCCCGCTGTTGAGAAGGAGAAATCTGTGGCCGCGAGCCGTCGAGCAAACCGCCTGATTGGTTACCTGACGATGGGATTATTGGTGCTCATCGCGCTGTATGTATTGGCGGGTTTCCTGTTGGTGCCCTGGTGGCTGGAGCGGGCGTTGCCCGATCAGCTGGCTGAGCGACTGGGCTGGCAGGTCGAGGTCGACGATGTTTCGTTCAATCCGCTCACCTTCACCGTTGGCGCTGAAGGGCTGTCGGCGCAGGACAGCGATGACGCCAAGGTGCTCAGTTTTGAGCGCCTGGCGCTGGATCTGAACCTGGTTCAGCTGGTCAGTGGCACGGTAGGCTTTGAAGCCATTGAGCTTCAGGAGCCGTTCGTTCGTCTGGACCTTCTGGAGGATTACAACGTCAATTTTGTCCGGGACTGGCAGCGCAATAATCCGGCCCCGGACCAGCCTGCCGACCGCGACGCGACCGATGACGAGTCTGCCCTGCCCCGGTTCTATTTCGGCCAGATCAGTATCAATGGCGGTGAGCTTCTATTTCGCGATTTCAGCAAGGCGGAGCCGGCCGAATTCCGGATCAGCCCGCTCGACCTGAGTCTGAATGACCTCGCCAGCTGGCCCCGGGATGAGCAGGTCAGTGATGACAGCCTGCAAGCCGCTTTTGGCGATGAGACTATCGACTGGCAGGGCGACCTCAGCCTGGCGCCGCTTTACTCCAAGGGCTCGGTCAAGGTCAGTGGGATTGGATTCAAAACCCTGGAGCATTTCCTGGCACCCTATCTGCCCTACGATTTGCGCGGTGGCAAGGTCAGCCTGAGTTCCGATTACGAATTGCAGATCGGGCAACGGTTCCTGCTGGTGACCCGCAATGGCAGTCTGTCACTGGATGAGCTGGCCATCGCCATTGATGAGGACAGTGAGGAAGCGGAATTGACCTCGGGCACCATTGGTGTCGATGAGATCGGTTTTGACCTCAATGCTCTGGAGGCCGACGTGGGCCAGGTAAGCCTGAAAGGACTTCGGCTCGCCGTGACCCGGGGTCAGTCCGGCGCCATCGACTGGCTGGCGCCCTTCTCGCAGACCGCCGATGAGTCGGCATCGGAAACCGAGGCGTCAGAGTCCGGGGCATCGGCATTCCGTTGGTCAGTCGCGGGAATCGCCCTGTCTGAGAGCCAGTTGCGGTGGCGGGATCAGCAAACGGAAACGCCGGTGGATCTGGCTTTGGAGCAGTTGTCGCTGTCGGTCGGGTCTCTGGATCACACTCTGAATGAGCCGGTGAACTACCGGGCCGAGGCAACCCTGGCCAGCGGTGGCCGGCTCACCGTCGACGGTCAGCTGACGCCAAAACCCTTCACCCTGGAAGCGGCGGTGTCCGGCTCAGAGATTGCGTTGACTGCCTTCGAGCCCTATCTCCAGGAGGGCGCCAACCTGAGCATTGCCGGTGGCACCCTCGGGCTGGATGGCAACCTGGATCTCGATGGCCAGCAGGAGCCCTTAACAGGGACCTTTAGCGGCACTGCAGAGGTGGCCGGGCTGGCAGTTCAGCTCCAGGACCAGGACAACCGGCTCCTGTCCTGGCAGACCCTGCGCCTGGCACCGATTGAATACAACGTTGCCCCGGCCCGGCTTGAGATCGGCACGGTGACGCTGACCGGGCCGAAGGTTAATGTGGTTCGCAACGCCAGCGGTAGTCATAACCTGGCCCGGATATTCCGTTCCAGTCCGGACGATGCTGCCGGGGACGATGGCGACAGCGAGCCAGGCTTCATTTTCCGGATCGAGCAACTGATGCTGGAGCAGGGCGAGATCGCCTACACCGATCGCTCCATCGAACCGGTATTCACCACGCTCTTTGACCAGCTGTCCGGCAGCGTGACCGGGCTCAGTAACATTCCTCCGCAACAGGGCAAGGTCAGAATCAGCGGTCGTGTCGGTGAGGTGGCCAAGCTCGATTTTTCAGGTAATCTCGGCACACTGGGCACCGACGATGTCAGTCAGATGAAACTGGCCATGACCGAATTGTCATTGCCGGAACTGGGCCCCTATTTCGGCCGTTACATTGGCTATGAGGTCGACAGTGGCAAGCTCAATCTGGATCTGAATTATGAAATCACTGGCACCCGGCTGGACGGAACCAACCTGGTGGTGATGGACCGTCTCGAGCTTGGCGAGCCAGTAGTCAGCGCTGAGGCCGTCGATGCCCCGGTGTCACTGGGGCTGGCGCTGCTCCGGGACCGGGACGGGGTTATCGAAGTAAAGCTGCCAATCAGCGGTGATTTTTCTGATCCGCAGTTCAACATTAGCCGGGTGGTCATGCGGGCCTTTGTGAATGTGCTTGCGAAAGCGGCCTCTTCGCCATTCGGCATGCTGGGGTCTATCGCCGACCTGGCTGGTTTTAACAGCAACGAATTGGGGCAGGTCAGTTTCAGGCCCGGCAGCACTGAACTGGCGGAGGATGAGCCCGCCAAGTTGGCGGCGCTGGCTGATGCCCTTCTGGACCGTCCCAATCTGCTGCTGAGTGTTCGTGGCGGAATCGCGCCCGAAGCCGATGGCCTGGCACTGCTGCGCAAAGAACTGACCGCAGGCGGTACCAGGCCGTTGTCGGAGAGTGATTGGCAGGCTGCCCGTCAGGCTTACCTGGCTGGTGAACGCACCTTGCCGCCAGAGGCCTTGAACAATCTGGCTTCAGCCCGGGGCCGGGCGGTCAGAACCGTGTTGCTGGATACTCATGAAGTACCGGCGGACCAGCTGTTCATGCTCGATCCGTCGCGTCAGGCGTCGGTGGATGAACGTGGCGCGGTGACCGTGCAATTCAGCCTGGACGTCCGTTAGCGTCACTTGAAGTTGGTCAGGAAACTGGGGGGGAGTTGCAGCCCCCACTTTTCGACCATCATCCGGTAAGAACCGTCGGCCACCAGCGGTTCTAACCGACGCATCATGTCGCTGGCGCTGACCGGGCCGTGTTTGCGGGCAATAATTCGGAGTTCGTAACGCTGATCGAGCCGGTCAGAAATCAATAGCTGCCGCCAGTCTTCCGGTTGCTTCGACAGGTGCCGCTGCAGGTAGGCCCGGCTGATAATCGCCACCTCCGCCACCGAGGGGCGATCAGCCTTGATCAATTTGAGGTTACGGCTGTGGCTGTCGGAAAACTCGATTCTAAAGTTGTTCTGCAGCGTTTTGGTGTTGTTTTCGAGGTCGGCAAATCCGTAGTGGTAGCCGGATATGGCAATCAGATTACGGTTGCGGATGTCTTCGAAAAAATCCAGGTCCCGGCCGGGCTTTCTCAGGGCAACGTAGAAGTCTTCATCGGTCAGGATTGGACGGCTTACGGTGATATCCCGGTTGGTCCAGCCCCAGTCCGGGCTTTCGAAGAACATCACATCGTACAGGCCGGCGTCGAAATCGAGGTGCCGGCGCTTGGGCGAGGTGTGAAAGATTTGAAGGTCGATGTCGTCGTGGGCCGCTTTGAGTCCCTGGATCAGATCGGCCAGCAATCCCTGAGGTTTATGGTCTTTATCAACCTCTGCAACCGGAGGGAAATGGTAGGCACCCACGGTAATCACGGTTTTTGCCTGTACCGTCGAAAGTCCGCCCAGAAAGAGTGCGGCAACGACCAGTGTCAGGATTCGGTTTAGTCTGTAAAGGACTGACATGCTTGACCCAGATTGTGTAGCAGATTGGTACATGTTCAGGCTAACACCCGGCATACCAAGACTGAACCTTTCAATTATAAAGTTATGCAAAATAGGAAAGTGCAACATGGTTCACGCCGCAAGCCACTTCTTTGCTTACGTTTCACGCCTGCGTTGGATCAGACGTTGGGGATTGATGCGCAATGCCATTGAGGAAAATGTGGCTACCCACTCCTGGGAAGTGGCCACCCTCGCCCACGCCCTGGCCCTGATCCGTAACCGCCACTTTGGCGGCCAGGTCAACGCCGATCGGATCGCTGCGGCAGCGCTTTACCACGATGCTACGGAAGTGATCACCGGCGATATGCCAACGCCGGTCAAATATCACTCAAAAGTGATGCGTGAAGCCTTTGGCGACATTGAGCACAAGGCGGAAGGGGAATTATTGGCGCTGTTACCTGAGGATCTGCGCGCCGATTTCGCGCCTTACGTCCGGGAATCCAAACTGCCAGCGGAAGACAAGGAGTTGATCAAGGCGGCCGACCGGTTGTCGGCGTGGCTGAAATGCCAGGCGGAAATTCGTGCCGGCAACAGTGAGTTCGAGCCGGCAGCGGATCAGATCAAGGCCCGTCTCGACGAGGACGGGCTGCGAGAAGTGGCGTATTTCATGGACGTATTCGCGCCCAGTTATGACAAGCCACTGGATAACCTGCTGGAGTAATTGCTCCAGCAGGCAGCCCCTGCTCTCAGGCGTCGGCGGCGGAACCGACCAGGCCACCACGCAGGCCATCACGATTTAGCGACTGGCGCACAGTGTCCTCCGGGCTACCGGCGAGCTCCCGGAACATGCCCATGGAGCCGAGCAGGGCGGAAGACTCGTAGGGCACGAATACCCGTTCACCGTCTTTGGCCATGGTCGGCAGGGCCTTGATGTAGCTTTGACCCAGCAGGTAGCCGATAACGGTTTGCTTGTTGTCTTCGGAGTCGCCCATGGCGCTAAGGACCAGACGGATGGATTCCTGCTCACCCTGAGCGCGCAGAATGGCGGATTCCTTGTCGCCCTGGGCGTTGAGGATTGCCGATTCCCGTTGACCCTGGGCCATGGCGATGGCTGCCGCCTTCTCACCCTCGGCCTCGGTAACGGTGGCGCGGCGTTTGCGCTCGGCGGCCATTTGCAGGCGCATGGCCTCTTCAACTTCTTCCGGCATGCTGATGTCCTGAACTTCCACCCGGGTCAGTTTTACGCCCCATTTTGAGGCCGGCTCTTCCATCTCGGCCTGGATGGCGTTGTTTACTTCGCTGCGGGATTCAAACAGCTTATCCAGCTCCATCTTGCCGACCACAGAACGCAGGGTGGTCTTGGCCAGAACCTCAACCGCCTGGCTCATGTTGGCCACCTCGTATACGGCGCGACGCGGATCGATGATCTGGTAGTAGAGTGCGCCGTTGATCTTGACCGTGACGTTATCAGTGGTGACCACCGGCTGGCCGGGGAAATCCATTACGGTTTCCCGGCGATCGATACGGGTCTCGTCACTGGTGACCGGATGATAGTCCTCGCCCATGCGCACGTAGCGAATCATGGTGATCGGGCGGGGCCGCTCGATGAATGGAATGATGATATTGACGCCACTTTCCAGAACCCGATTGAACGATCCCAGACGTTCGATGACCATTACCTCTGACTGGCGAATAATCACCAGGCCTTTGGCAATGATAAAAATACCGATGACTACAAAAACCAGGCTGAGCACCAGCCCCGGTGAGATGAACGACTCCATGTTTACTGCTCCGTGTGAGTGATGGTTTCAACGACGGCGGTCGTGCCGTCAAAGTGCTTGAAGAGAACCTCGGTGCCTGGCGGAAGCTCTGTGCTGCCGGTGCTTTCGACCCGCAGGCGATAGAAATCACCGTTTACCTTAATGCCACTAGCGCTGTCGAAGTCCCGGGTCAGGGTGCGGTAGCGTCGGCCGTGTTCAACGCCCGTACCAGTGGTGCCATAGGCTACGCCCTTGGGGGAGAATCGTGGCCGGATCCAGCGGATGGCAACGGGCACCAGTACGCCGGAGAAAATTCCCATGCCCACCAGTTGCCACTCGAACGGCAAACCAATGAAGGCCAGCACTGCAGTCAGGGCTGAAGCAATGCCCAGCGCCAGCAACAGCAGAACACCGGAAGTCAGCTCGGCCAGGCTGAGAACCAGCGCCAGTATCAGCCAGAAATGTGTAAGACTCCATTCCATATACAGCTACCATTGTCCAGAGGTGGAGGGCTGACGGTACTCGCCGGCCGACGGAAATCGATTGTACCCAATTCCGGCAATGGCGTCCCAAGGTGGCCGCAGTGTCTGTTGGTGATGTCGACTGGGGCCATATTCAGCGTCCAGGCAACTGGTAAGGTATCAGTCTGTTTGAATACTCACCAAGCTTTCCGAACACCTACAAAAGGGGTCGTGTGACCATGAAGGATCTGACCAATAGGGTTGCCGTTGTTACTGGCGCGGGCTCGGGTATCGGGCGTGCACTGGCCAAAGCCCTGGCGGCCCGGGGCTGCCGGTTGGCGCTGTCGGACGTTGATGAAATCGGGCTGGCGGAGACGGTAGCCGGGCTGGAAGAAGTGGAAGTCAGAAGTTATCAGCTGGACGTGTCCGACCGGGATGCCATCTACGCCCATGCAGACGCGGTGGCGGCGGATTTTGGTCAGGTCAATCTGGTGATCAACAACGCCGGAGTGGCGCTGTCGGCCTCGATCCGGGAAATGACCGACGACGACTTCAAGTGGGTCATGGACATTGATTTCTGGGGCGTTGCCCACGGCACCCGGGCCTTCCTGCCGCATCTGATTGCCTCCGGTGATGGTCATGTGGTGAACGTATCCAGCGTATTTGGCCTGATTGGTGTGCCCAAGCAGAGTGCCTACAACTCTGCCAAGTTCGCGGTGCGCGGTTTTACCGAGGCTCTGCGTCAGGAAATGAAGCTGGAGGAGCAACCAGTTGCGGTCAGCTGCGTTCACCCCGGTGGCATTCGCACCAACATCGCCAACTCGGCGCGTATGGGCAAGTCCGAGAACGCCGCGGCGCAGCGCAAGGGCTTTGACAAGATGGCGCTCACCACACCGGAGAAGGCCGCAGCCACTATCGTGAAGGGCATCCTCAAGGACGAATCCCGGATTTTGGTGGGGCCGGACGCCTGGGGTATCGAGGCCATCAACCGTTTGCTGGGCGCCGCCTACCAGCCGCTGGTGGAGCGATTCTCCCGCAAGAACCTATATCGCTGAGGGCCTCTGGACCCTGTTTTGATTGCTGTGCAGACCGAAAACGGGTGAGTTTACAGGCTCGAAGTACGGTCTATACTTGCTGATCAGCCAGGGAAGACACAGCATGAAAACGCCGAACCATACGGATTTGGGGGCGACCCTCGAACAAAGTCGTTCAGGCCTCAGGGACAGCCATCGCCGCTCCCTGATGCGTCTGCTTTTTTCCATCACCGGTGCGGCGCTGCTTGTGTTTTCGTGCCTGCAGGTCCTGAACGGTTACTGGTGGGTAGCAGCCGGAGAGCTGGTGGCCAGTGCATTTTTGTTTTTTGGGGTCTGGCGCCTGCAGGTTACCGATTTCCTGCAGCAGTGGATCTACGCCTACCTGGTACTGCTGTTCTCATTTTTCCTGATCATCATGGTGCTGCCTGAGGCTTCGGTTTCGGCCTTCGTCTGGGTTTTGATGATTCCGGTCCTGGCGTACCTTTTATTAGGAAAGCACGAGGGCATGATTCTTTCGCTGCCATTCATGCTGGTGGGAGCATTCATCTACTACCGCCACCTTGGCGACATGGGCGACGCCAAGGTATTGATTGATCTGCTCAACTTGTTGCTGTGCGCGGTACTCATGCTGACCTTCATGCATGTCTACGAACAGCGCCGGGAAGAATCGGAGCAGCGGTTGGTGGATATGGCTCAGACCGATGCCCTCACCGGCCTGGCCAATCGAAGCAGTTTCCAGAGTACGCTCAACCGGACCATTGCCGAATGCGAGCGCAGCGGCACTGAGTTTGCGCTGGTGCTCATGGATATTGATCACTTCAAGCTGGTTAACGATACCCTCGGCCACGAGGCCGGGGACAGGGTGCTGCAAAGTATCGGGCAACGCCTGAGCGAACGGCTGCGAGTCACCGATTCGGTCGGTCGCCTGGGCGGTGAGGAATTTGGTTTAATAATCCGGGATGTGAAGTCTGCGGTCGCCTTTGAATTGGTTGATGAACTGCGTCAGCGCATTGCTGACCGGCAGTTGTCATACGGTGAGGCCCGCATTCGGGTGACCGCCTCCTTTGGCATCGCCCAATGGCCGGAACACGGCCGAAGTGCAGAGGCCTTGTTCCGCATGGCGGATCGGGGTCTGTACACTGGCAAGCGCGCCGGCCGTAACTGCGTCGCCCGGGCCGATGGCGCCAGGCTGACCCCGGCGCGAGGGATTTCCGCTGGCCGGACGGGCTAAATCGGTTACTCTTGGGGCATTACCTATATCCTGGAGGAATAGCCCCGATTATGTGCGAACTGCTGGCGATGAGTGCCAACACTCCCACCGATCTCTGTTTCAGCTTCACCGGCCTGACCCGCCGTGGTGGTGACACCGGGCCCCACAAAGACGGCTGGGGCGTGGCGTTCTACGAGGGCAAGGGTGTGCGGGCGTTCCACGATGCTGACGCCAGTGCCAATTCGCGCCTGGCCGAAGTAGTGCAGACCCACCCGATCAAGAGTGAAGTGGCCGTCTGCCATATCCGGCAGGCAAACGTTGGTGAAATCTGCCTGGCCAATACCCATCCCTTCATCCGGGAGTTGTGGGGACGCTACTGGGTATTTGCCCACAATGGCCAGCTCACCGGCTTCCGGCCGTCGCCTGGATTCTACGAACCGGTCGGCGCAACCGACAGCGAGACGCTGTTTTGCGACATCCTCAACCACCTGCGCCGGGACTGTGATCGCGATACCGCGACTGAGGTCATCGTCGAGCGTCTGGTGGGTTTGGCCCGGGACTACGCCCGCCAGGGCGTGTTCAATCTCCTTCTGAGCAACGGCGACTGGTTGTTCACCTACTGCAGCACCAAGATGGCCAGCATCACCCGCCGAGCGCCGTTTGGCCCGGCGCGTCTGAAAGATGCCGATGTCATTGTCGATTTCGAATCCGAGACCACCCACAACGACATCGTCAGTGTGATCGTGACCGAGCCGCTCACCACCGACGAGGTCTGGGATATCTATCAGCCCGGTGAATGGCGTTTGTGGCGTAAGGGCGAGGTGGTGATGACCGGTGCCGCGGCGGCCTCCGCTTCATAGCGATGTTCCGACCGGGCCACAAGATCCTGAAACACTTGTGAAAGCTGAGGTTGTCACCACATAGTGAAAAGCAGAGATTTCACGTAACTGGCAAGGAAAACGGGAGAGTAATGGACAGAACCGATACCCACAGCAAACTCTTTGGCTACCTGCTTTGGATCTTCGGATTCCTCGGCTCCCACCGCTTTTACTACGGCAAGCCGATCACCGGCACCATCTGGTTTTTCACCCTGGGCCTGTTCTTCATCGGCTGGATCATTGACCTGTTTCTGATTCCGGCCATGGATCGGGAAGCGGACCTGAAGTTCCGGGACGGCGAGGTCAGCTACAACATTGGCTGGCTGTTGCTGACCTTCACCGGGGTCTTTGGTCTGCACCGGATGTACCAGGGTAAGTGGATCACCGGCATTATCTACCTTCTGACCGGCGGCCTGTTCCTGCTGGGTGTGCTGTTCGATTTCTGGACCCTCAATGACCAGATCTCCGAGCGCAACAGGGAACGGCGGTTCGGCTGATCACCGGGCGGCCGCTTGCTCCAGCTCGGTCAAACCCTCTTCCAGGTAATCCAGCATGCGCTGGAGGCTGGGCAGAGTGCGGCGGCAGCCGATGAGGCCAAACTCCACCTGGTCGTTGTAGCTGGTGAGTGTCATGTTCAGGGCCAGCCGGTCCATGGCAATGGAGACCGGGTACATGCCTTCAAGTTTGGCGCCGTTCCAATAACTGGTTTCCTTGGGACCGGGCACGTTGGAAATCACCACGTTGTAGGTCTGCCATTTCGGGGCCAGGCCCGTGAGCAGGTGGAAAGCGGCAGGCGAGAGCAGCATCGCCGTGTAGTTGATGATTTCCTCGGATGACATGTTGGCGTAGCGTTCTTTCGCGGCGCGAATGCCCTGATGAATCTTGATCAGCCGTTCCACCGGGTCAGGTTCATCGGTATGCAGATTGGCCAGAATAACGCCGACCTGGTTGCCCTCCGCACTGTCATCCTTGCGCAGCGACACCGGCACCATGGCGATCAATGGCTTCTCCGGCAGTGCATCCTGGTTCATCAGATAGGTTCGCAGGGCATTGGCGCACATGGCGGTAACCACATCGTTGACGGTGGTGTCGAAGGCCTGGCAAATACCCCGGATCCGCGACAGCGAATAGGACTGGGCGGCGAAGCGGCGGGAACCGGTGATCTTCTCGTTCAGCACACAGCGGGGGGCATGGAAGATGGAATCGTAGGCCGGATCCTTGCGGGCCTCGTTCACCGTACGCAGCAGCTCCCGGGTCACCTTGGGCAGCGTGCCAAGTTGTTTGCCCGATGCTCCCAGAATTTGTCCGATGGTCTGCCAGAGAGAAGGCTGGCCATCATCCGTTTTCCTGCCACTGCGCCGGGGTAGAGCCCAGATTGGCGGCATATTGCGCTTGGAAGGGTCGGTGGACAGCATGCGCTGGAACATGCGCATGGCGGAAACACCATCTACCAGGGAATGGTGAATCTTGCTGTACAGCGCGAACTGACGATTACCCAACCCCTCGATCAGGTGAAACTCCCACAGCGGCCGCTCCCGATCCATCAGGTGAGAGTGCTCGGCCGAGACAAACCTCAGCAGCTCACGAACCCCGCCCGGCGTGGGCAGGGCATCAAAGCGGAAATGGTGCTCCAGATCCAGGTGTTCATCGTGCACCCAGACTGGCTGTCCCAACCGACTGTTCAGACGCCGGTCAAACGGTGCGGTAACCTGGGTTTGCTGGCGGAGCTGCTCAGCCAGTTGGGCAACATAGTCATCGGGCGCATCTTCTGGAAATGAAAACAGCTGCAAGCCACCTACGTGCATGGGCTGTTGACGTTTTTCGAGCCAAAGGAACAACTGGTCGGTGGGACTGAGTGACTTCACAGAGGCATCCTTGTTCTTGGTGTTTGCCTTGATCTTACACGAGAAAACTGCCTCGCGAAGTCACTGCCCTGTTTATCCTCAAAGCCTGATCAGGCCGCCTCGGTCTCTGATTGCTTGATCGGAACCTCAAGCCGAATCTCATTGCCGTCCAGCAACACCGGGTAGGTTTGAACAGATACTGAATCGTCCTCCAGGCACTGGCCGGTCACCAGATTGAAATGCTGTTTGTACAATGGCGAAGCCACTACCGGCTGTCCCTTCAGATCGCCAGTCAGCCCCCGGGCCAGTACATTGGCGCCGCTGAACGGATCGGTATGGCTGATGGCGAACAACGCCGGCAGCCGATGCGGCAGATAAAACACCGCTACTGGTCCGTCCTCCGTCCAGACCGCGATGCCCGATTCCGGCACCAGATCCTCTACCGTACAAACTGATTCCCAACAAGTCCGAGCTTTCATGATTGTTCTCCCTAATTCTTTTGCTTTCTATCTTCGAAAGTTCACTGAGTGGGGGGGTATGGGGATGCTTTTCTGTCAGGGAAAAAGATGTCTGAGCGAAGCGAGTTATTTTTCCCAGAAGAAAAGCATCCCCGTGCCCCTCGCTCCACCCCGAGGCCAGCAGGCTAGGCCGACTCAAGCACCGGCCGCCGCTGATCCCGCTCCGTAGTCCACTGCTGCACCGGATCCTTCTGCGCCGGCGCATTCACAAACTCCCGGAACCGCTTCCGTTTCTCCGGATCCTCCACTGCCGTCTTCCACTCACACTGGTATGTGCCAACAATGCCATCCATGTGCTCCTCCAGTTCCGCACAGATCCCCAGACTGTCCTCCAGCACCACCTGCTTGAGGTACTCCAGGCCACCCTCCAGATTTTCCATCCAGACACTGGTGCGCTGCAGCCGGTCGGCGGTGCGCACATAGAGCATCACCACCCGGTCGATGGTGCGGATCAGTTCCTCGTCCGACAGGTCGGTGGCAAACAGATCGGCGTGGCGCGGACGCATGCCGCCATTGCCACAGACATACAGATTCCAGCCATTTTCGGTGGCGATCACCCCGAAGTCCTTGCTCTGGGCCTCGGCGCATTCCCGAGTACAGCCGGAAACCGCCATCTTGACCTTGTGCGGTGCCCGCAGGCCCTTGTAGCGGTCTTCCAGACGGATCGCCATGCCGACACTGTCCTGCACGCCGTAGCGGCACCAGGTGCTGCCGACACAGGATTTCACCGTACGCAGGGACTTGCCGTAAGCGTGACCGGTCTCGAAGCCGGCGGCGATCAGCTTTTCCCAGATCTCCGGCAGCTCACTCAGGGTGGCGCCAAAAAGATCGACCCGCTGGCCGCCGGTGATTTTGGTGTACAGGTTGTACTGTTTGGCCACCTCTCCCAGCACGATCAGCTTGTCCGGGGTGATCTCGCCACCGGGAATGCGCGGCACGATGGAATAGGTGCCGTTCTTCTGCATGTTGGCCATGAAGGTGTCGTTAGTGTCCTGTAGCGGCACATGGTCGGTGGCCAGGATATGTTCGTTCCAGCAGC from Marinobacter sp. LA51 carries:
- a CDS encoding GGDEF domain-containing protein encodes the protein MKTPNHTDLGATLEQSRSGLRDSHRRSLMRLLFSITGAALLVFSCLQVLNGYWWVAAGELVASAFLFFGVWRLQVTDFLQQWIYAYLVLLFSFFLIIMVLPEASVSAFVWVLMIPVLAYLLLGKHEGMILSLPFMLVGAFIYYRHLGDMGDAKVLIDLLNLLLCAVLMLTFMHVYEQRREESEQRLVDMAQTDALTGLANRSSFQSTLNRTIAECERSGTEFALVLMDIDHFKLVNDTLGHEAGDRVLQSIGQRLSERLRVTDSVGRLGGEEFGLIIRDVKSAVAFELVDELRQRIADRQLSYGEARIRVTASFGIAQWPEHGRSAEALFRMADRGLYTGKRAGRNCVARADGARLTPARGISAGRTG
- a CDS encoding class II glutamine amidotransferase — translated: MCELLAMSANTPTDLCFSFTGLTRRGGDTGPHKDGWGVAFYEGKGVRAFHDADASANSRLAEVVQTHPIKSEVAVCHIRQANVGEICLANTHPFIRELWGRYWVFAHNGQLTGFRPSPGFYEPVGATDSETLFCDILNHLRRDCDRDTATEVIVERLVGLARDYARQGVFNLLLSNGDWLFTYCSTKMASITRRAPFGPARLKDADVIVDFESETTHNDIVSVIVTEPLTTDEVWDIYQPGEWRLWRKGEVVMTGAAAASAS
- a CDS encoding TM2 domain-containing protein; translated protein: MDRTDTHSKLFGYLLWIFGFLGSHRFYYGKPITGTIWFFTLGLFFIGWIIDLFLIPAMDREADLKFRDGEVSYNIGWLLLTFTGVFGLHRMYQGKWITGIIYLLTGGLFLLGVLFDFWTLNDQISERNRERRFG
- a CDS encoding WS/DGAT/MGAT family O-acyltransferase, producing MKSLSPTDQLFLWLEKRQQPMHVGGLQLFSFPEDAPDDYVAQLAEQLRQQTQVTAPFDRRLNSRLGQPVWVHDEHLDLEHHFRFDALPTPGGVRELLRFVSAEHSHLMDRERPLWEFHLIEGLGNRQFALYSKIHHSLVDGVSAMRMFQRMLSTDPSKRNMPPIWALPRRSGRKTDDGQPSLWQTIGQILGASGKQLGTLPKVTRELLRTVNEARKDPAYDSIFHAPRCVLNEKITGSRRFAAQSYSLSRIRGICQAFDTTVNDVVTAMCANALRTYLMNQDALPEKPLIAMVPVSLRKDDSAEGNQVGVILANLHTDEPDPVERLIKIHQGIRAAKERYANMSSEEIINYTAMLLSPAAFHLLTGLAPKWQTYNVVISNVPGPKETSYWNGAKLEGMYPVSIAMDRLALNMTLTSYNDQVEFGLIGCRRTLPSLQRMLDYLEEGLTELEQAAAR
- the nirD gene encoding nitrite reductase small subunit NirD gives rise to the protein MKARTCWESVCTVEDLVPESGIAVWTEDGPVAVFYLPHRLPALFAISHTDPFSGANVLARGLTGDLKGQPVVASPLYKQHFNLVTGQCLEDDSVSVQTYPVLLDGNEIRLEVPIKQSETEAA